One part of the Methylobacterium terrae genome encodes these proteins:
- a CDS encoding DEAD/DEAH box helicase yields the protein MLLRPYQRASLDALQADWARGGRNGLIVLPTGAGKSLVIATLVRETMVRNPGARIAVVTHTRELIAQNHAELLNLWPEAPAGIVSAGLGRREETKPVLFCGIQSVWNRVEATGGFDLVVVDEAHLIPRDAETRYGRFLDAVRARSPDMRLVGLTATPYRLDSGRLDEGKGRVFDAIVYEAQVGDLIREGYLALLVSKATATTLDVSGVPVRAGDYVPGALEAAVNRDVITRAAVAEMVAFGSGRRAWLAFCAGVKHADAVRDAIRAEGFSCESISGETGKRERDRIVRDFRAGRLRCLTSVGVLATGFNVPEVDLIALLRPTQSTGLYVQQVGRGLRRAKGKTDALVLDYAGLVRRHGPIDVLSANAVARARLLGEGGGPRAKPCPGCGALIALNASTCEACWVEPAEEDEAEMPHEAVADDETAVLSAGTVAVVREAHARWWPVAGWRFSREGRPRGPDVLAVALEGDEDAMTVRLDLEASGFAREKAVQWWRRLGGEMPAPLDIDEALDRRDELSRPEAVRIVPTGRLSESVDYRLAGGATWTDTRRVA from the coding sequence ATGCTGCTTCGTCCCTACCAGCGCGCGAGCCTCGACGCGCTCCAGGCCGATTGGGCGCGCGGCGGCCGCAACGGCCTGATCGTGCTGCCGACCGGGGCCGGCAAGAGCCTCGTCATCGCCACCCTGGTGCGGGAGACGATGGTCCGCAACCCGGGCGCCCGGATCGCCGTCGTCACCCATACCCGCGAGCTGATCGCCCAGAACCACGCCGAGCTCCTGAACCTCTGGCCGGAGGCGCCGGCCGGCATCGTCTCGGCCGGGCTCGGGCGACGGGAGGAGACGAAGCCGGTCCTGTTCTGCGGCATCCAGTCGGTGTGGAACCGGGTCGAGGCGACCGGCGGCTTCGACCTCGTGGTGGTCGACGAGGCCCACCTGATCCCCCGCGACGCCGAGACCCGCTACGGCCGCTTCCTCGACGCGGTGCGGGCGCGCTCGCCGGACATGCGCCTCGTCGGGCTCACCGCTACGCCCTACCGCCTCGACAGCGGCCGCCTCGACGAGGGAAAGGGCCGGGTGTTCGACGCCATCGTCTACGAGGCCCAGGTCGGCGACCTGATCCGCGAGGGCTACCTCGCGCTGCTCGTCTCGAAGGCCACCGCCACGACCCTCGACGTCAGCGGCGTGCCGGTGCGGGCCGGCGACTACGTGCCGGGCGCCCTCGAGGCGGCGGTGAACCGCGACGTCATCACCAGGGCGGCGGTGGCCGAGATGGTGGCCTTCGGCTCCGGGCGCCGGGCCTGGCTCGCCTTCTGCGCCGGGGTGAAGCACGCCGACGCGGTCCGCGACGCGATCCGGGCCGAGGGCTTCTCCTGCGAATCAATCTCCGGCGAGACGGGGAAGCGCGAGCGCGACCGGATCGTGCGCGACTTCCGAGCCGGGCGCCTGCGCTGCCTCACCTCGGTCGGCGTGCTGGCGACCGGCTTCAACGTGCCGGAGGTCGACCTGATCGCGCTGCTGCGCCCGACCCAGAGCACCGGCCTCTACGTGCAGCAGGTCGGCCGGGGCCTGCGCCGCGCCAAGGGCAAGACCGACGCCCTCGTCCTCGACTATGCCGGCCTGGTGCGCCGCCACGGGCCGATCGACGTGCTCTCGGCCAACGCCGTGGCGCGGGCGCGGCTCCTCGGCGAGGGCGGCGGTCCCCGGGCCAAGCCCTGCCCGGGCTGCGGCGCTCTGATCGCGCTCAACGCCAGCACCTGCGAGGCCTGCTGGGTCGAGCCGGCGGAGGAGGACGAGGCGGAGATGCCGCACGAGGCGGTGGCCGACGACGAGACCGCCGTCCTCTCCGCCGGCACCGTCGCGGTGGTGCGCGAGGCCCATGCCCGCTGGTGGCCGGTGGCGGGCTGGCGCTTTTCCCGCGAGGGACGCCCGCGCGGCCCGGACGTGCTGGCGGTCGCGCTGGAGGGCGACGAGGACGCGATGACCGTGCGCCTCGACCTCGAAGCCTCGGGCTTCGCCCGCGAGAAGGCGGTGCAGTGGTGGCGCCGCCTCGGCGGCGAGATGCCCGCCCCCCTCGACATCGACGAGGCGCTCGACCGCCGCGACGAACTCTCCCGCCCGGAGGCGGTCCGGATCGTGCCGACCGGCCGGCTCTCCGAGAGCGTCGATTATCGGCTGGCCGGCGGCGCGACCTGGACCGACACCCGGCGGGTCGCCTGA
- a CDS encoding Hpt domain-containing protein, whose product MATPPSLDAAIYADLRQAVGDEALPVLLGRFRTQLQDWSVTGEPAALGAAAHGVIASSGLIGFTRLSRLCAALETACQGGDLEEIRRLAAEVKAEKATAEAEVARLAAAG is encoded by the coding sequence ATGGCGACGCCGCCCTCCCTCGACGCCGCGATCTATGCCGACCTGCGCCAGGCCGTCGGCGACGAGGCGTTGCCGGTGCTGCTCGGACGCTTCAGGACGCAGTTGCAGGACTGGTCGGTGACGGGGGAGCCGGCGGCGCTCGGCGCGGCGGCGCACGGCGTCATCGCCTCGTCGGGGCTGATCGGCTTCACCCGGCTGTCGCGCCTCTGCGCCGCCCTCGAGACCGCCTGCCAGGGCGGCGACCTCGAGGAGATCCGGCGACTCGCCGCCGAGGTGAAGGCCGAGAAGGCGACGGCCGAGGCCGAGGTCGCCCGCCTGGCGGCGGCGGGCTGA
- a CDS encoding FTR1 family iron permease produces the protein MADGSTFAQAFTILFREGLEALLVVAALAAFLRRAGAAERIRPLYAGAGLAVLASFAMAWVFEAFFDGNHNDLIEAGVMLVAAGLMFTMSGWLFLRQDPAAWKAEINRMAERAMSAGTVLSLGGIAFLAVFREGAETVLFLHALARTVGGFDASLLGGLLAAALALAVVFVAMQWLALRLPLRPVFLLTSAFLFVMGLRLVGAAIQEFQEQVIVPVHNDGVPEFVTELGFNGSWEALAVQGAIVLCALAWLVVRRQRPAGTVAARPQVSG, from the coding sequence ATGGCCGACGGATCCACTTTCGCGCAGGCCTTCACCATCCTGTTCCGCGAGGGGCTGGAGGCGCTCCTGGTCGTCGCGGCCCTCGCGGCGTTCCTGCGCCGGGCCGGCGCGGCGGAGCGCATCCGCCCGCTCTATGCCGGGGCCGGCCTCGCGGTGCTGGCGAGCTTCGCCATGGCCTGGGTGTTCGAGGCCTTCTTCGACGGCAACCACAACGACCTGATCGAGGCCGGCGTCATGCTGGTCGCGGCCGGCCTGATGTTCACGATGAGCGGCTGGCTGTTCCTGCGCCAGGACCCGGCGGCCTGGAAGGCCGAGATCAACCGCATGGCCGAGCGGGCGATGAGCGCCGGCACCGTCCTGTCCCTCGGCGGCATCGCCTTCCTGGCGGTGTTCCGGGAGGGCGCCGAGACGGTCCTGTTCCTGCACGCCCTCGCCCGCACGGTGGGCGGCTTCGACGCCTCCCTCCTCGGCGGCCTCCTCGCGGCGGCGCTCGCCCTCGCGGTGGTGTTCGTGGCGATGCAGTGGCTGGCCCTGCGGCTGCCGCTGCGCCCGGTCTTCCTGCTCACCTCCGCCTTCCTGTTCGTGATGGGCCTGCGCCTCGTCGGGGCGGCGATCCAGGAATTCCAGGAGCAGGTGATCGTGCCGGTGCACAATGACGGCGTGCCGGAGTTCGTCACCGAGCTCGGCTTCAACGGGAGCTGGGAGGCGCTGGCCGTCCAGGGCGCGATCGTGCTCTGCGCGCTGGCCTGGCTGGTGGTGCGGCGCCAGCGCCCGGCCGGCACCGTGGCGGCCCGCCCGCAGGTCTCCGGCTGA
- a CDS encoding glutathione S-transferase family protein: MSDTPTLYYSPGACSLAPHIALEETGAAFEAVRVDFATAEQRGGRYLAINQKGRVPALAEGEWVLTENPAILRYIARTHPQAGLWPEDPREEARCAEWLAWISSTIHPAYAHIRRAERYATDPAAIEDVKARGHETCADLWTMIEVGLSRGGWAAGTRYSVADPYLLVFWHWGRGQVLGYDMARQFPYWTEHALRMAERPAVQRAFAREGLPLPA, encoded by the coding sequence TTGTCCGACACCCCCACGCTCTACTACTCGCCGGGCGCCTGCTCGCTGGCACCCCACATCGCCCTCGAGGAGACCGGCGCCGCCTTCGAGGCGGTGAGGGTCGACTTCGCCACCGCCGAGCAGCGGGGCGGCCGCTACCTCGCCATCAACCAAAAGGGCCGGGTGCCGGCGCTGGCGGAAGGCGAGTGGGTGCTGACCGAGAACCCGGCGATCCTGCGCTACATCGCGCGGACCCACCCGCAGGCCGGCTTGTGGCCGGAGGATCCGCGGGAGGAGGCCCGGTGCGCCGAGTGGCTGGCCTGGATCTCCTCCACCATCCATCCGGCCTACGCCCATATCCGCCGGGCTGAGCGCTACGCCACCGATCCGGCGGCGATCGAGGACGTGAAGGCTAGAGGGCACGAGACCTGCGCCGACCTGTGGACGATGATCGAGGTCGGCCTGTCCCGGGGCGGCTGGGCGGCCGGCACGCGTTACAGCGTCGCCGACCCCTACCTCCTGGTGTTCTGGCACTGGGGCCGCGGTCAGGTGCTCGGCTACGACATGGCCCGCCAGTTCCCGTACTGGACCGAGCACGCCCTCCGCATGGCCGAGCGCCCCGCCGTGCAGCGCGCCTTCGCCCGCGAGGGGCTGCCGCTGCCGGCGTGA
- a CDS encoding DUF924 family protein → MTQRATPAELVEFWREAGFDRWFKADPAFDAACRAYLPLHEAAARGDLAAWEESPEGALALVLLLDQFPRNLFRGTPRAWATDAAALAAADRAIARGLDAAIAPDLRAFLYMPLMHAEDPGHQERSVALFTALGIPVNLKAAHEHRALIARFGRFPHRNAVLGRPESAAEREYLSGEGAFRG, encoded by the coding sequence ATGACGCAACGGGCGACGCCCGCCGAATTGGTGGAGTTCTGGCGCGAGGCCGGGTTCGACCGCTGGTTCAAGGCCGATCCGGCCTTCGACGCCGCCTGCCGGGCCTACCTGCCGCTGCACGAGGCGGCGGCGCGGGGCGACCTCGCGGCCTGGGAGGAGAGTCCGGAGGGCGCGCTCGCCCTGGTGCTGCTGCTCGACCAGTTCCCCCGCAACCTGTTCCGCGGCACGCCCCGGGCCTGGGCGACCGACGCGGCGGCTCTCGCCGCCGCCGACCGCGCGATCGCGCGCGGGCTCGACGCCGCGATCGCGCCGGATTTGCGCGCCTTCCTCTACATGCCGCTGATGCACGCCGAGGATCCGGGCCACCAGGAGCGCAGCGTCGCGCTGTTCACCGCGCTCGGCATCCCGGTCAACCTGAAGGCGGCGCACGAGCACCGCGCGCTGATCGCGCGCTTCGGCCGCTTCCCGCACCGCAACGCGGTGCTCGGCCGCCCGGAGAGCGCGGCCGAGCGGGAGTACCTCTCGGGCGAGGGCGCGTTTCGCGGCTGA
- the ilvC gene encoding ketol-acid reductoisomerase, with the protein MRVYYDRDADINLIKGKKVVIVGYGSQGHAHALNLRDSGVKDVVIALRKGSASAKKAEAEGFKVMEVADAAREADVVMMLTPDELQGEIYRDSLQANMKQGAALLFAHGLNVHFNLIEPRADLDVLMVAPKGPGHTVRSEYLRGGGVPTLIAIAQDASGNAHDLGLSYASANGGGRAGIIETTFKEECETDLFGEQVVLCGGLVELIKAGFETLVEGGYAPEMAYFECLHEVKLIVDLIYEGGIANMNYSISNTAEYGEYVTGPRIITPETKAEMKRVLTDIQNGTFTRNWMLENKVNQTSFKATRARNAAHPIEEVGERLRGMMPWIKEKALVDKAKN; encoded by the coding sequence ATGCGGGTCTATTACGATCGTGATGCCGACATCAATCTGATCAAGGGCAAGAAGGTCGTCATCGTCGGCTACGGCAGCCAGGGCCACGCCCACGCGCTGAACCTGCGCGATTCCGGCGTGAAGGACGTGGTGATCGCCCTCCGCAAGGGCTCGGCCAGCGCCAAGAAGGCCGAGGCCGAGGGCTTCAAGGTCATGGAGGTCGCCGACGCCGCCCGCGAGGCCGACGTCGTCATGATGCTGACCCCCGACGAGCTGCAGGGCGAGATCTACCGCGACTCGCTCCAGGCGAACATGAAGCAGGGCGCCGCCCTGCTGTTCGCCCACGGCCTCAACGTCCACTTCAACCTGATCGAGCCGCGCGCCGACCTCGACGTGCTGATGGTCGCCCCGAAGGGCCCCGGCCACACCGTGCGCTCGGAGTACCTGCGCGGCGGCGGCGTGCCGACCCTGATCGCCATCGCCCAGGACGCCTCCGGCAACGCCCACGACCTCGGCCTGTCCTACGCCTCGGCCAATGGCGGCGGCCGCGCCGGCATCATCGAGACCACCTTCAAGGAAGAGTGCGAGACCGACCTGTTCGGCGAGCAGGTCGTGCTCTGCGGCGGTCTCGTCGAGCTGATCAAGGCCGGCTTCGAGACCCTCGTCGAGGGCGGCTACGCCCCCGAGATGGCCTATTTCGAGTGCCTCCACGAGGTGAAGCTGATCGTCGACCTCATCTACGAGGGCGGCATCGCCAACATGAACTACTCGATCTCGAACACCGCCGAGTACGGCGAGTACGTGACCGGCCCGCGCATCATCACGCCCGAGACCAAGGCCGAGATGAAGCGCGTGCTCACCGACATCCAGAACGGCACCTTCACCCGCAACTGGATGCTCGAGAACAAGGTCAACCAGACCTCGTTCAAGGCGACCCGCGCCCGCAACGCCGCCCACCCGATCGAGGAGGTCGGCGAGCGCCTCCGCGGCATGATGCCGTGGATCAAGGAGAAGGCCCTGGTCGACAAGGCCAAGAACTAA
- a CDS encoding alpha/beta hydrolase yields the protein MIDRPVLFCLHFLGGSARTWRPLAERLGPHLRCVAIDLPGFGDEAGHPGCGVAAMADHVAARIAAEAPPGPWFIAGNSMGAKVALALARRSEDGDPALAGLAGLVLLAGSPPSPEPMEEERRQAMIAWIDADPETRRREAEGFVSANVGAPLDPEDHARTVEDVLRANPEAWKAWLAGGANEDWRGRIGTLSTPALVVSGAQDGDLGPEAQAALTLPHLACHRHEVAAGAGHLLPLERPEMLAALIRDLVTAPPRAAEAPTLPPAFAALMGSERVSTRLRTTLRERMREPDGPFCLSAEERATLTACLDRVLPQSGPGQIDLARRIDARLATGPGDGWRFAALPPDPEAYARALRTLDGAARESYGRPFTALGGSEQDALLARATSGDLPEIPGGLAPDLMTCWFEELRGEAVRTFLAHPAGLAAIGFTGIGAGGDDADALPGYRLTGLNEREPWEAPVLETVGDAR from the coding sequence ATGATTGACCGACCCGTTCTCTTCTGCCTGCACTTCCTCGGAGGCAGCGCCCGCACCTGGCGCCCCCTCGCCGAGCGTCTCGGGCCTCACCTGCGCTGCGTCGCCATCGACCTGCCGGGCTTCGGCGACGAAGCCGGGCATCCGGGTTGCGGCGTCGCCGCCATGGCCGACCACGTCGCCGCCCGCATCGCCGCCGAGGCCCCGCCCGGGCCCTGGTTCATCGCCGGCAACAGCATGGGGGCGAAGGTCGCCCTCGCGCTCGCCCGTCGCAGCGAGGACGGCGATCCGGCGCTCGCCGGCCTCGCCGGGCTGGTGCTGCTGGCTGGCTCGCCGCCCTCCCCCGAGCCGATGGAAGAGGAGCGTCGGCAGGCGATGATCGCCTGGATCGACGCCGATCCGGAGACCCGGAGGCGCGAGGCGGAAGGCTTCGTCTCGGCGAATGTCGGGGCGCCCCTCGATCCGGAGGATCATGCCCGGACCGTCGAGGACGTGCTGCGCGCGAACCCCGAGGCCTGGAAGGCCTGGCTCGCCGGGGGCGCCAACGAGGATTGGCGCGGGCGCATCGGCACCCTGTCCACCCCGGCGCTGGTGGTGAGCGGGGCGCAGGACGGCGATCTCGGGCCAGAGGCGCAGGCGGCGCTCACCCTGCCGCACCTCGCCTGCCACCGGCACGAGGTGGCCGCCGGCGCCGGCCACCTGCTGCCGCTGGAGCGGCCGGAGATGCTGGCGGCGCTGATCCGCGACCTCGTCACGGCGCCGCCGCGAGCCGCCGAGGCGCCGACCCTGCCGCCCGCCTTCGCGGCCCTGATGGGGTCGGAGCGGGTCAGTACCCGCCTGCGCACCACCCTGCGCGAGCGGATGCGCGAGCCGGACGGCCCGTTCTGCCTGAGCGCGGAGGAGCGCGCGACGCTGACAGCCTGCCTCGACCGGGTGCTGCCGCAGTCGGGCCCCGGACAGATCGACCTCGCCCGCCGCATCGACGCCCGGCTCGCGACCGGCCCCGGCGACGGCTGGCGCTTCGCCGCCCTGCCGCCGGACCCGGAGGCCTATGCCCGGGCCCTGCGCACCCTCGACGGGGCGGCGCGGGAATCCTACGGGCGCCCGTTCACGGCGCTCGGCGGCTCGGAGCAGGACGCCCTCCTCGCCCGCGCGACCTCCGGCGACCTGCCGGAGATTCCGGGTGGCCTCGCGCCCGACCTGATGACCTGCTGGTTCGAGGAGTTGCGCGGCGAAGCGGTGCGCACCTTCCTCGCCCACCCGGCCGGTCTCGCGGCGATCGGCTTCACCGGAATCGGGGCCGGGGGCGACGACGCCGACGCCCTGCCCGGCTACCGCCTGACCGGCCTGAACGAACGCGAGCCTTGGGAAGCCCCTGTCCTCGAGACCGTTGGAGACGCCCGATGA
- a CDS encoding GMC family oxidoreductase, translated as MNLSGQNRYSTDEVVDVVVVGTGAGGAPLLAELAAAGLKVVALEAGPNFDPAGYGFDETLADEIYWTEERLSGGSTPEAFGGNNSGTGVGGSTLHWGAFVPRADPRDLRLNSESGEGCDWPIDRAELVPFYDRVEAFIGTSGPTPYPWDERRRFPLPPVPRNGPAQLMASACDRLGIAATDAPAAVVSRDFTVDPAVPERRACINCGFCHQGCRTRAKASMDVTYLPLAVARGAEIRAGARMHGVERDRAGRITSVIYRSGGRDHRQRCAHLILCAGAVETPRLLLHLDLATASGQVGRNYIGHVATQVWGTFADEVGMNRGYPSSLITEDFTRPKGADFAGGYLVQSLGVEPLTWANAVARGRGLWGPALTEYLRRYNRVAGIGINGETLPCDANVLTLSDETDALGMRKAHISFGYGPNERALNAHATQVMREIWEAAGASDVWVLERVAHTLGTCRMGRNPEASVVDSFGRSHEVENLWICDGSVFPSSLAANPALTIMALSLRTAGAFLKGSR; from the coding sequence ATGAACCTCTCGGGGCAGAACCGTTACAGCACCGACGAGGTCGTCGACGTGGTGGTGGTCGGCACCGGGGCGGGCGGTGCGCCGCTCCTCGCCGAACTCGCCGCGGCAGGGTTGAAGGTCGTGGCACTCGAGGCCGGGCCGAACTTCGATCCCGCCGGTTACGGCTTCGACGAGACGCTGGCCGACGAGATCTACTGGACCGAGGAGCGCCTGAGCGGCGGTTCGACGCCGGAGGCCTTCGGCGGCAACAACAGCGGCACCGGAGTCGGCGGCTCGACCCTGCATTGGGGTGCCTTCGTGCCCCGGGCCGATCCCCGCGATCTCCGGCTGAACTCCGAGAGCGGCGAGGGCTGCGACTGGCCGATCGACCGCGCCGAGCTGGTGCCGTTCTACGACCGCGTCGAGGCGTTCATCGGCACGTCGGGGCCCACCCCCTATCCGTGGGACGAGAGGCGGCGCTTCCCGCTGCCGCCGGTCCCGCGCAACGGCCCGGCCCAGCTGATGGCCTCGGCCTGCGACCGCCTCGGCATCGCGGCGACCGACGCGCCGGCGGCGGTGGTCTCGCGCGATTTCACGGTCGATCCGGCGGTGCCGGAGCGCAGGGCCTGCATCAATTGCGGCTTCTGCCACCAGGGCTGCCGCACCCGCGCCAAGGCCAGCATGGACGTGACCTACCTGCCCTTGGCGGTGGCGCGGGGAGCCGAGATCCGGGCCGGGGCCCGCATGCACGGGGTCGAGCGCGACCGGGCCGGGCGGATCACCAGTGTGATCTACCGCAGCGGCGGCCGCGACCACCGGCAGCGTTGCGCCCACCTGATCCTGTGCGCGGGCGCCGTCGAGACGCCGCGGCTGCTGCTCCATCTCGACCTCGCCACCGCCAGCGGCCAGGTCGGGCGGAACTACATCGGCCACGTCGCGACGCAGGTCTGGGGCACCTTCGCGGACGAGGTCGGGATGAACCGGGGCTATCCGTCCTCGCTCATCACCGAGGACTTCACCCGGCCGAAGGGCGCCGATTTCGCCGGCGGCTACCTGGTGCAGAGCCTCGGCGTCGAGCCGCTGACCTGGGCCAACGCGGTCGCCCGCGGCCGCGGCCTGTGGGGGCCGGCGCTCACCGAGTATCTTCGCCGGTACAACCGCGTCGCCGGGATCGGCATCAACGGCGAGACGCTCCCTTGCGACGCGAACGTCCTGACCCTGTCGGACGAGACCGACGCGCTCGGGATGCGAAAAGCCCATATCAGCTTCGGCTACGGGCCGAACGAGCGCGCGCTGAACGCCCACGCCACGCAGGTGATGCGCGAGATCTGGGAGGCGGCCGGCGCCTCCGACGTCTGGGTGCTGGAGCGGGTCGCCCACACGCTCGGCACCTGCCGGATGGGCCGGAACCCCGAGGCCTCGGTGGTCGATTCCTTCGGACGCAGCCACGAGGTCGAGAACCTCTGGATCTGCGACGGCTCGGTGTTCCCGAGTTCCCTCGCGGCCAATCCGGCCCTGACCATCATGGCGCTGTCCCTACGCACCGCCGGCGCGTTCCTGAAAGGCTCCCGATGA
- a CDS encoding SDR family oxidoreductase, translating to MSDDPRAAYPRPPFPGAQQQPRPGLTGPMDPAPDHGEESYVGKGLLTDRIALITGGDSGIGRAVAIAYAREGADVAISYLDAEEEDARETKAWVEKASRRCLLLPGDLRDEAHCRAIVAKTAAEFGRIDVLVNNAAAQVVNEGLDDVTANDVEGSFRANVFAMIYLAQAAVPHMRPGSAIVNSTSQQAKVADASMLVYAATKGAISTLTVGLSNLLAPKGIRVNCVAPGPVWTPIQPIVKSPEQIEQLGADTPLGRAGQPAELAPAYVLLASREGSYMTGALVPVTGGQPML from the coding sequence ATGAGCGACGATCCCCGCGCGGCCTATCCCCGGCCGCCCTTCCCCGGCGCGCAGCAGCAGCCGCGCCCCGGCCTCACCGGGCCGATGGACCCGGCCCCCGACCACGGCGAGGAATCCTACGTCGGCAAGGGCCTGCTCACCGACCGGATCGCGCTGATCACCGGGGGCGATTCCGGCATCGGCCGGGCGGTCGCGATCGCCTATGCCCGCGAGGGCGCCGACGTCGCGATCTCCTACCTCGACGCGGAGGAGGAGGACGCGCGGGAGACCAAGGCCTGGGTCGAGAAGGCCAGCCGGCGCTGCCTCCTGCTGCCGGGCGACCTGCGCGACGAGGCGCATTGCCGGGCGATCGTCGCAAAAACCGCCGCGGAGTTCGGCCGCATCGACGTGCTCGTCAACAACGCCGCCGCCCAGGTGGTCAACGAGGGCCTCGACGACGTCACCGCGAACGATGTCGAGGGTTCGTTCCGCGCCAACGTCTTCGCGATGATCTACCTGGCGCAAGCGGCGGTGCCGCACATGCGGCCGGGCTCGGCGATCGTGAACTCGACGAGCCAGCAGGCCAAGGTCGCCGATGCCAGCATGCTGGTCTACGCCGCCACCAAGGGGGCGATCAGCACGCTCACGGTCGGGCTGTCGAACCTGCTTGCGCCCAAGGGCATCCGGGTCAACTGCGTCGCTCCCGGCCCGGTCTGGACGCCGATCCAGCCCATCGTGAAGAGCCCCGAGCAGATCGAGCAGCTCGGCGCCGACACGCCCCTCGGCCGCGCCGGCCAGCCGGCCGAGCTGGCGCCCGCCTACGTGCTCCTCGCCTCGCGAGAGGGGAGCTACATGACCGGCGCGCTCGTGCCGGTCACCGGCGGCCAGCCGATGCTCTGA
- the dps gene encoding DNA starvation/stationary phase protection protein Dps, protein MTDSQGKAGSPRQHRTRNNTDSNAKRVSIETLNARLADGIDLALNIKQAHWNLKGPQFIGIHLMLDGFRTEIDDLNDKVAERAVQLGGTAVGTATVVSASSKLTPYPTDIYAIADHLSALIDRYAAYANAVRENIDQTDEAGDPDTADLFTEVSRAVDKQLWFLEAHVQEPTGAMRDGDGKGAR, encoded by the coding sequence ATGACGGACTCGCAAGGCAAGGCCGGCTCCCCGCGCCAGCACCGCACCCGCAACAACACCGACTCGAACGCCAAGCGCGTGTCGATCGAGACCCTCAACGCGCGGCTCGCCGACGGCATCGACCTGGCGCTCAACATCAAGCAGGCGCACTGGAACCTGAAGGGCCCGCAATTCATCGGCATCCACCTGATGCTCGACGGGTTCCGCACCGAGATCGACGACCTCAACGACAAGGTCGCGGAGCGGGCCGTGCAGCTCGGCGGGACGGCGGTCGGCACCGCCACGGTGGTGTCCGCCTCCTCGAAGCTGACCCCCTACCCGACCGACATCTACGCCATCGCCGACCACCTCTCGGCCCTGATCGACCGCTACGCGGCCTATGCCAACGCCGTGCGCGAGAACATCGACCAGACCGACGAGGCCGGCGACCCGGACACCGCCGACCTGTTCACCGAGGTCTCCCGCGCAGTCGACAAGCAGCTGTGGTTCCTCGAGGCCCACGTGCAGGAGCCGACCGGCGCGATGCGCGACGGGGACGGCAAGGGCGCGCGCTGA
- the ilvN gene encoding acetolactate synthase small subunit codes for MNAMNTHYPDPVRVEPVNRHTLAVIVDNEPGVLARIAGLFSGRGYNIESLTVSETEEARHISRITIVTAGTNAVIDQIKAQLDRLVPVHRVVDLTLQGDSLERELALVKVAGKGEHRVEAMRLAAAFGARTVDATLSSFVFELTGTTDEIDRFVKLMASVGLVEVSRTGVAAMGRGPEAM; via the coding sequence ATGAACGCCATGAACACCCATTATCCCGATCCGGTCCGCGTCGAGCCGGTGAACCGCCACACGCTGGCGGTCATCGTCGACAACGAGCCCGGCGTGCTCGCCCGCATCGCCGGCCTGTTCTCGGGCCGCGGCTACAACATCGAGAGCCTGACCGTGTCGGAGACCGAGGAGGCCCGGCACATCTCCCGCATCACCATCGTGACGGCGGGCACCAACGCAGTGATCGACCAGATCAAGGCCCAGCTCGATCGCCTCGTGCCGGTGCACCGGGTGGTGGATCTCACGCTCCAGGGCGACTCGCTCGAGCGCGAGCTCGCGCTCGTGAAGGTGGCCGGCAAGGGCGAGCACCGGGTCGAGGCGATGCGGCTCGCCGCCGCCTTCGGCGCCCGCACCGTCGACGCGACCCTGTCGTCGTTCGTCTTCGAGCTGACCGGCACGACCGACGAGATCGACCGCTTCGTCAAGCTGATGGCGTCGGTGGGCCTCGTCGAGGTGTCGCGCACCGGCGTCGCCGCGATGGGGCGCGGGCCGGAGGCGATGTAG